One Rhizobiales bacterium GAS188 DNA window includes the following coding sequences:
- a CDS encoding Murein tripeptide amidase MpaA — MSVSVNATIPGGRIEVVDMSDPGNIELRLMKDSGAEFRGYYHFRASGVRGLDCTFRILNAGDTLATRLAGRENVENAWTNTGPAVSYDRSNWFRLRGRFDGQVFSFSHRPDYDLCHYASFAPYGMDRQLDLLARLQLSPLVRISTIGRSVLGADIDCLTIGTPAPDRLKLWVIARQHPSETQGGFFLEGFLERMIDEHDPIARQILQRAVLYVVPNMNPDGTMNGWARANALGVNLNREWVSPSAERSPEVLCVRDLMERIGVDFCIDCHADSELRCNFLGGPLEIPSRSPRLKRLFHGFEDLWAAASPDYERGHPYPGGAPENADMTMAWNWIAERFDCLSILLEQPFKDTSWWQDEAQGWSPQRATRFGASLPTALHGILPHLR, encoded by the coding sequence ATGTCCGTCTCCGTCAACGCCACCATCCCGGGCGGACGCATCGAGGTCGTCGACATGAGCGACCCCGGCAACATTGAGCTGCGCCTGATGAAGGACAGCGGGGCCGAATTCCGCGGCTATTATCATTTCCGGGCCTCGGGTGTGCGCGGCCTCGACTGCACCTTCCGCATCCTCAATGCCGGCGACACGCTCGCCACCCGCCTGGCCGGGCGGGAGAATGTCGAGAATGCCTGGACCAATACCGGGCCGGCCGTCTCCTATGACCGCAGCAACTGGTTTCGCCTGCGCGGGCGGTTCGACGGCCAGGTGTTCTCCTTCTCGCATCGCCCGGATTACGATCTCTGCCACTACGCCTCTTTCGCGCCCTACGGCATGGACCGGCAGCTAGACCTCTTGGCGAGGCTGCAGCTGTCGCCGCTGGTGCGCATCTCGACCATCGGCCGCAGCGTGCTCGGCGCCGATATCGACTGCCTGACCATCGGCACGCCCGCGCCCGACCGGCTGAAGCTCTGGGTGATCGCCCGCCAGCATCCGTCGGAGACGCAGGGCGGCTTCTTCCTCGAAGGGTTCCTGGAGCGCATGATCGACGAGCACGACCCGATCGCGCGGCAGATCCTGCAGCGCGCGGTGCTCTATGTGGTGCCGAACATGAACCCGGACGGCACCATGAACGGCTGGGCGCGCGCCAATGCGCTCGGCGTGAACCTCAACCGCGAATGGGTCTCGCCCAGTGCCGAGCGCTCGCCTGAGGTGCTCTGTGTGCGCGACCTGATGGAACGCATAGGCGTCGATTTCTGCATCGACTGCCATGCCGATTCGGAGCTGCGCTGCAATTTCCTCGGCGGACCGCTGGAGATCCCCTCGCGCTCGCCGCGGCTCAAGCGGCTGTTCCATGGCTTCGAGGATCTATGGGCCGCGGCCTCGCCCGACTATGAGCGCGGCCACCCCTATCCGGGCGGCGCCCCGGAAAATGCCGACATGACGATGGCCTGGAATTGGATCGCCGAGCGCTTCGACTGCCTCTCCATCCTGCTGGAGCAGCCGTTCAAGGACACGTCCTGGTGGCAGGACGAGGCACAGGGCTGGTCGCCGCAGCGGGCGACGCGCTTCGGGGCCAGCCTGCCGACGGCGCTGCACGGTATCCTGCCGCATCTTCGCTGA